Proteins encoded together in one Telopea speciosissima isolate NSW1024214 ecotype Mountain lineage chromosome 6, Tspe_v1, whole genome shotgun sequence window:
- the LOC122665851 gene encoding cytochrome P450 87A3-like — protein MWSISFFAVTLLVLWIVHWVYRWSNPKCNGILPPGSMGFPLIGESLQYFTPTASIDIQPFIKKRMDRYGALFKTSLVGRPVVISTDPEINQFIFQQEGKLFQIWYMDSFTEIFGEESLISVHGFVHKYLRSLIFTIFGPENLKEKLLPEVEQKTLKHLKLWSSQDSTELKYAISTMIFELAAKKLISYDEEISSKKLLDSFMIFIRGLISFPLNVPGTTYYKCIQGQKKIMKVLKEMLDERVASPEKKHGDFFDIVIRELKKEGSILNERISLHLLFSLLFASYETTSEVLAFGMKMLQENPHVLEELTKEHEAIITNRKNKESGITWKEYKSMTFTFLVINEMVRLANIVPGIFRKVMADVEINGYMIPAGWAVMVCPTVIHLNPEKYDDPLAFNPWRWEQTEVNARSSNFIAFGGGPRFCAGAEFAKVQMAIFLHYLVTGYRWKTIKGGDPIRCPGLVFPNGFYCKISEKQRQTAALKAE, from the exons ATGTGGTCTATTAGTTTCTTTGCTGTAACTCTACTTGTTTTATGGATTGTTCATTGGGTTTACAGATGGAGTAACCCTAAATGCAATGGTATTCTCCCACCAGGTTCAATGGGTTTCCCACTTATTGGGGAGAGCCTTCAGTATTTCACCCCTACTGCATCAATTGATATTCAACCCTTTATCAAAAAGAGGATGGATAG GTATGGAGCATTGTTCAAAACTAGTCTAGTTGGTAGGCCTGTTGTGATATCAACTGATCCTGAAATCAATCAATTTATCTTCCAACAAGAAGGAAAGTTATTCCAAATTTGGTATATGGATAGTTTTACTGAGATATTTGGGGAAGAAAGTCTGATTTCTGTTCATGGTTTTGTCCATAAGTATCTCAGGAGTTTGATTTTTACTATATTTGGTCCTgaaaacttgaaagaaaaaCTTCTTCCTGAAGTGGAACAGAAGACACTTAAACATCTCAAGTTGTGGTCAAGCCAAGATAGTACAGAGTTGAAATATGCTATTTCAACT ATGATATTTGAATTAGCTGCTAAGAAGCTGATTAGTTATGATGAAGAGATCTCCTCAAAAAAGCTATTAGACAGTTTTATGATTTTCATAAGAGGTTTAATTTCCTTTCCTTTGAATGTTCCTGGTACTACCTACTACAAATGCATACAg GGACAGAAGAAGATTATGAAAGTGCTTAAAGAGATGTTAGATGAGAGGGTTGCATCACCAGAGAAGAAACATGGAGATTTCTTTGATATTGTGATCAGAGAGTTAAAGAAAGAAGGGTCTATCCTTAATGAAAGGATTTCTCTACATTtactcttctctcttttatttgcTAGTTATGAGACAACATCTGAGGTTTTAGCATTTGGCATGAAGATGCTTCAAGAAAACCCTCATGTCTTAGAAGAATTAACG AAAGAACACGAGGCGATTATAACAAAccgaaaaaataaagaaagtggAATCACATGGAAAGAATATAAATCTATGACATTTACATTCTTG GTCATCAATGAAATGGTTAGGCTTGCAAATATTGTTCCAGggatttttagaaaagtaatgGCTGATGTAGAGATAAATG GATACATGATTCCAGCAGGCTGGGCAGTTATGGTCTGTCCCACAGTTATTCATCTGAACCCGGAAAAGTATGATGATCCCCTTGCCTTCAATCCGTGGCGATGGGAG CAAACGGAAGTGAATGCTAGGTCTTCAAATTTCATAGCTTTCGGTGGTGGTCCGAGATTTTGTGCTGGAGCAGAATTTGCCAAGGTGCAGATGGCCATCTTTCTTCATTACTTGGTCACCGGTTACAG GTGGAAGACAATTAAAGGAGGTGATCCCATTCGATGTCCAGGTTTAGTGTTTCCAAATGGTTTCTACTGCAAAATATCAGAAAAGCAAAGGCAAACAGCAGCTCTTAAGGCTGAGTGA